A single Campylobacter concisus DNA region contains:
- a CDS encoding argininosuccinate synthase, with amino-acid sequence MKKDVKKVVLAYSGGLDTSIILKWLQDEYNCEVVTFTADIGQGEELEPARKKALALGVKPENIFIEDLREEFVRDYVFPMFRANAVYEGEYLLGTSIARPLIAKRQSEIARLVGADGVSHGATGKGNDQVRFELGYYALGDNLTIIAPWREWDLNSREKLLAYAEKNGIDITKKPGKSPYSMDANLLHISYEGLVLEDPSHAPEDDMWRWTVSPKDAPDKSEIIEIGYEKGDPVSINGKKMSPAEILTELNRLGAKHGIGRLDIVENRSVGMKSRGCYETPGGTIMLKAHRAIESITLDRGAAHLKDEIMSRYAELIYNGYWWSPERNMLQALIDKSQEYVNGSVKVELYKGNVTILGRSSKDDNLFSEAYCTFEEDSVYDQKDAEGFIKLNALRFIIARKNGRKFD; translated from the coding sequence ATGAAAAAAGACGTAAAAAAAGTGGTTTTAGCATACTCTGGCGGACTTGACACAAGTATCATTTTAAAATGGCTTCAAGATGAATATAACTGCGAAGTAGTCACATTTACAGCTGACATCGGCCAAGGCGAAGAGCTAGAGCCTGCACGTAAAAAAGCCCTAGCACTTGGCGTGAAACCTGAAAATATTTTTATTGAAGATTTAAGAGAAGAATTTGTACGTGATTATGTATTTCCAATGTTTAGAGCCAATGCGGTCTACGAGGGCGAGTATCTACTTGGCACATCAATCGCTCGCCCACTAATAGCAAAACGCCAAAGCGAGATCGCAAGACTTGTTGGTGCTGATGGCGTGAGCCACGGAGCAACAGGCAAAGGCAACGACCAAGTTCGCTTTGAGCTTGGATACTACGCGCTCGGCGACAACCTAACTATTATAGCTCCATGGCGCGAGTGGGATCTAAATAGCCGCGAAAAACTTTTGGCATATGCTGAGAAAAACGGCATAGATATCACCAAAAAACCAGGCAAAAGCCCATACTCAATGGACGCAAATTTACTTCACATAAGCTATGAAGGTCTAGTGCTTGAAGACCCAAGTCACGCACCAGAAGATGATATGTGGAGATGGACAGTAAGCCCAAAAGATGCTCCAGATAAAAGCGAGATCATTGAGATAGGCTATGAAAAAGGCGATCCAGTTAGTATAAATGGCAAAAAAATGAGCCCAGCTGAAATTTTAACCGAGCTAAACCGCCTTGGCGCAAAACACGGCATTGGCAGACTTGATATCGTAGAAAATCGCTCAGTTGGTATGAAGAGTCGCGGATGCTACGAAACTCCAGGTGGTACGATAATGCTAAAAGCCCATAGAGCGATCGAGAGCATCACGCTTGACCGCGGTGCAGCTCACTTAAAAGATGAGATCATGTCAAGATACGCCGAGCTAATTTATAATGGCTACTGGTGGTCACCTGAGCGAAATATGCTCCAAGCTCTCATCGATAAGAGCCAAGAGTACGTAAATGGCTCTGTAAAAGTTGAGCTTTATAAAGGCAACGTGACTATCCTTGGCAGAAGCAGCAAAGATGATAATCTATTTAGTGAGGCATACTGCACATTTGAAGAAGACAGCGTTTATGATCAAAAAGATGCAGAAGGATTTATCAAACTAAATGCACTTCGCTTTATAATCGCACGCAAAAATGGGCGAAAATTTGACTAA
- a CDS encoding TonB-dependent receptor domain-containing protein, translating into MRKTKFIAICLSVCVANSLFGAEHKDNNETRLDGVVVSASGFSQQIKEAPASISVIGGDELTKDSFTSLHSIAQKVPGVNVVGGEDGPASGISIRGMESSQTLVLIDGKRVNSSSANPKGGAGDMNSNFIPPAEAIERIEVIRGPMSSLYGSDAVGGVINIITKKDFSKFSGNVGISTTINTHKGIGDGRQGDFYLNLPLYKDLFALQLWGYKKLRDEDNYKGGYQKSDKRNLSAKLWITPDEHNKFFILGSNERHDYSRTVGKSATTRTNRLLNAYDYEKKSYGVGYLGEFDNLNVDLSYIYDQTQRTSLFDKFIPAKAKNYNFNSKFTTFLGAHALTFGYDFSKQNVGTTFIVSNASKNGLESPKSYSMSEHAGFIEDEWQILEEKLFLTLGSRLTHNEFFGNHLSPRAYLVYNATDTLSLKGGVATGYKTPNVNQISPEVGTIQGGWRIVDFGNKDLKPEKSITYEVGAYYDNQADFRGSVTLFRNEFKDKILDTDGSNVNKIPAFGTCAGAPHVNCPGWGTYFNIEGATVWGVELSGDYDVLSNLNLSSNYTYNKSKIKTGNPTINTPRGPMKFSETNLGRLDAKSLTATPEHAFHATLAYKPIKSVKTFFTTNYESKLTSVKFGPGNKVSENDKNLLTFDTGVSWDANKHLTLSLNAYNIFDKVRYDEALADDGNYYWYPQEGRRFWFKVAAKW; encoded by the coding sequence GTGAGAAAAACAAAATTTATTGCCATCTGCCTTAGTGTTTGTGTGGCAAATTCACTCTTTGGAGCAGAGCATAAAGACAATAACGAAACAAGGCTTGATGGTGTTGTAGTAAGTGCGAGTGGCTTTTCGCAGCAGATAAAAGAAGCACCTGCGAGCATAAGCGTGATAGGTGGTGACGAGCTTACAAAAGATAGCTTTACTTCACTTCACTCAATCGCCCAGAAAGTGCCAGGCGTAAATGTCGTCGGTGGCGAGGATGGTCCAGCCAGCGGTATCTCGATACGCGGTATGGAAAGCTCTCAAACGCTAGTTTTGATTGATGGTAAAAGAGTAAATTCAAGCAGCGCAAATCCAAAGGGCGGAGCAGGGGATATGAACTCAAATTTCATCCCACCAGCTGAAGCAATCGAGCGTATAGAGGTTATCCGTGGTCCTATGAGTTCGCTTTATGGTAGCGACGCAGTTGGAGGTGTGATAAATATCATTACCAAAAAGGATTTTTCAAAATTTAGTGGCAACGTCGGCATTTCAACCACTATAAACACTCACAAAGGCATAGGAGATGGCAGGCAAGGCGACTTTTATCTAAATTTACCTCTTTATAAAGACCTTTTTGCACTTCAGCTTTGGGGATATAAAAAGCTAAGAGATGAGGACAACTATAAAGGCGGTTATCAAAAGAGCGATAAGAGGAATTTAAGTGCAAAACTTTGGATCACTCCAGATGAGCACAATAAATTTTTCATCCTTGGATCAAACGAAAGGCATGATTACTCAAGAACTGTTGGAAAGTCAGCCACTACTAGAACAAATAGACTTCTAAATGCCTATGACTATGAGAAAAAGAGCTATGGCGTGGGCTATCTTGGCGAATTTGATAACCTAAATGTCGATCTTAGCTACATTTATGATCAGACGCAAAGAACGAGCCTTTTTGATAAATTCATACCTGCAAAAGCTAAAAATTACAACTTTAATTCAAAATTTACAACCTTTCTTGGTGCTCACGCACTAACTTTTGGCTATGACTTTAGCAAACAAAATGTCGGCACGACCTTCATCGTCTCAAACGCCTCAAAAAATGGCCTCGAAAGTCCAAAAAGCTACTCGATGAGTGAGCATGCTGGATTTATCGAGGATGAGTGGCAAATTTTAGAAGAGAAGCTATTTTTAACGCTTGGCTCAAGGCTTACGCACAACGAATTCTTTGGCAACCACCTCTCGCCAAGAGCCTATCTAGTCTATAACGCTACAGATACATTAAGCCTAAAAGGTGGCGTAGCAACTGGCTATAAAACGCCAAATGTCAATCAAATCTCCCCAGAAGTAGGCACTATCCAGGGTGGCTGGAGAATAGTTGATTTTGGAAACAAAGATCTAAAGCCAGAAAAAAGTATAACTTACGAAGTTGGTGCATATTATGACAATCAGGCTGATTTTAGAGGCTCGGTAACGCTTTTTAGAAATGAGTTTAAAGATAAGATCCTAGACACTGATGGCAGTAATGTCAATAAAATTCCTGCCTTTGGCACTTGCGCAGGTGCACCACACGTTAATTGTCCTGGCTGGGGAACTTACTTTAACATAGAAGGTGCAACTGTTTGGGGAGTGGAGTTAAGCGGAGACTATGACGTTCTTTCAAATCTAAATCTAAGCTCAAACTACACCTATAATAAGTCAAAGATAAAAACTGGCAACCCAACGATAAATACGCCAAGAGGCCCTATGAAATTTAGTGAGACAAATCTTGGCAGACTTGATGCAAAAAGCCTTACAGCAACGCCAGAGCACGCATTTCATGCAACACTTGCTTATAAGCCAATTAAGAGCGTAAAAACATTCTTCACCACAAACTATGAGAGCAAGCTTACTAGCGTGAAATTTGGCCCTGGCAACAAAGTGAGTGAAAATGACAAAAATTTACTCACATTTGATACAGGTGTAAGCTGGGATGCAAATAAACACCTAACACTTAGCCTAAATGCCTACAATATCTTTGATAAAG
- a CDS encoding pilus assembly protein PilO, with product MRQDVLSKIDKYFDAKKQSETNIIFLGSALIIIYIVYMLCFDPSQDFYDERLNAHTKISNDLSRTRDYLRSTSSPSGDKNFKINEESKILEALKGKYSSVLKFNAHFDSKLKELSFLLFNDQNWANFLDNIVSLAKQNNIKILELKSDIKEPNFQKIEQILNIDLTFLGGFKDMLSYINGLEESKLVVDLHKMDVNSTQKELGAKISISVWGMKY from the coding sequence ATGAGACAAGACGTTTTAAGTAAAATAGATAAGTATTTTGACGCAAAAAAACAAAGCGAAACAAATATAATTTTTTTGGGTTCAGCTTTAATTATTATTTATATTGTTTATATGCTTTGCTTTGATCCGTCGCAAGATTTTTATGATGAAAGACTTAATGCGCATACTAAAATTAGCAATGATCTTTCAAGAACAAGAGATTATTTAAGATCGACCAGCTCACCTAGTGGGGATAAAAATTTTAAAATAAATGAAGAGTCCAAAATACTTGAAGCGCTAAAAGGCAAATATTCTAGCGTTTTAAAATTTAATGCTCATTTTGACTCAAAGCTAAAAGAACTATCGTTTTTATTATTTAATGATCAAAATTGGGCAAATTTTTTAGACAACATCGTATCTTTAGCAAAGCAAAATAATATAAAAATTTTAGAGTTAAAAAGTGATATAAAAGAGCCAAATTTCCAAAAGATTGAGCAAATTTTAAATATTGACTTGACATTTTTGGGAGGATTTAAAGATATGCTTTCATATATAAATGGCCTTGAAGAATCAAAGCTAGTAGTTGATCTTCATAAAATGGATGTAAATTCTACCCAAAAAGAGCTTGGCGCTAAGATCTCAATATCTGTTTGGGGGATGAAATACTAA
- the hslU gene encoding HslU--HslV peptidase ATPase subunit, producing the protein MNLTPREIVKFLDDYVIGQKDAKKIIAIALRNRYRRMKLEKSLQDDIMPKNILMIGSTGVGKTEIARRLSKMMGLPFIKVEASKYTEVGFVGRDVESMVRDLATASYNLVKNEQSEKNQDKINAYIEEKIVSKLLPPLPKGASEEKQAEYAKSYEKMLNRLRNGELNELSIEIEVQQNPLEAGSNVPPDMAQMQESFIKIIGIGGKNIKKEMKVKDAKKALQSEANDKILDLESVKTEALRRAENEGIIFIDEIDKVAVGSGSSNRQDPSKEGVQRDLLPIVEGSNVNTKFGNLKTDHILFIAAGAFHISKPSDLIPELQGRFPLRVELDSLDEDALYQILTQPKNSLLKQYIALLSTENVELEFDDEAIKEIARIAHAANEKMEDIGARRLHTVIERVIEDISFEASEKSGEKINVTKELVKERLKDVVEDQDLARYIL; encoded by the coding sequence ATGAACTTAACACCAAGAGAAATTGTTAAATTTTTAGATGACTATGTGATCGGTCAAAAGGACGCCAAGAAGATCATAGCGATCGCACTTCGCAACAGATATCGCCGTATGAAGCTTGAAAAGAGCTTGCAAGATGACATCATGCCAAAAAACATCTTGATGATCGGCTCAACTGGCGTTGGTAAAACTGAGATCGCAAGGCGTCTTTCAAAGATGATGGGTCTGCCATTTATCAAGGTTGAGGCTAGTAAATATACTGAGGTTGGCTTTGTTGGCCGTGATGTTGAGAGCATGGTAAGAGACCTTGCTACGGCATCATATAATCTCGTAAAAAACGAGCAAAGTGAGAAAAATCAAGATAAAATCAACGCCTACATCGAAGAAAAGATCGTCTCAAAACTTTTGCCACCACTGCCAAAAGGAGCAAGCGAGGAGAAGCAAGCAGAGTACGCAAAGAGCTATGAAAAGATGCTAAATAGGCTAAGAAACGGCGAGCTTAATGAGCTAAGCATCGAGATAGAGGTGCAGCAAAACCCGCTTGAGGCTGGCTCAAACGTGCCACCTGATATGGCGCAGATGCAAGAGAGCTTTATAAAGATAATTGGCATCGGCGGTAAAAACATCAAAAAAGAGATGAAGGTAAAAGACGCTAAAAAAGCTCTTCAAAGTGAAGCAAATGATAAAATTTTAGACCTTGAGAGCGTAAAAACTGAGGCTTTAAGAAGGGCTGAAAACGAAGGTATCATCTTTATAGACGAGATCGATAAGGTAGCCGTCGGCTCAGGTAGCTCAAACAGGCAGGATCCTAGCAAAGAAGGCGTGCAAAGAGACTTGTTGCCTATCGTTGAGGGCTCTAATGTAAATACCAAATTTGGAAATTTAAAGACAGATCACATTTTATTTATCGCGGCTGGTGCCTTTCATATAAGCAAGCCAAGCGATCTCATCCCTGAGCTTCAAGGGCGTTTTCCACTAAGAGTGGAGCTTGATAGCCTTGATGAAGATGCACTTTATCAAATTTTAACTCAGCCCAAAAATTCGCTTTTAAAACAATACATCGCCCTACTCTCAACCGAAAATGTTGAGCTAGAATTTGACGATGAAGCGATAAAAGAGATAGCTAGGATCGCTCATGCTGCAAATGAAAAGATGGAGGATATCGGCGCTAGACGCCTTCATACGGTGATCGAGCGCGTGATAGAAGATATCAGCTTTGAGGCGAGCGAAAAGAGCGGCGAGAAGATAAATGTGACAAAAGAGCTCGTAAAAGAGCGCCTAAAAGACGTGGTTGAGGATCAAGATCTAGCGAGGTACATACTTTGA
- the mshL gene encoding pilus (MSHA type) biogenesis protein MshL, translated as MLRLKLNKILIIGALFCLNMNYASANESSCLSKNFNMKISDDVALVDVLNQLSEMCNFSIVAKDTYSKTELKDKVFGVNIRNMSLSEVFDILLSEKNLSYEFSNNVLKISSLKTQIFKLDYITSIREGTAVTQASVDATPSEISSGSSSSDNSQDDSSQGSSNLIKTTERFDFWEKLDAELKAILNNSSEHITAPDPIINQNAGLITVTATPSQLKRVEKYIDEMQKRLKKQVIIDVSIISVELNNEYKQGVDWSKFELGFNTYIGNSRNNPSSSATWTNKGNSLSDGFGRTLNIAANLNFSLDGMINFLETNGKTKVISSPKVTTLNNQQALISVGDNINYRVQQKTDNGNSNSDRLTTTYKQYSVFIGILLNLLPEVSDNNKIMLRINPSLSNFKYAEDDTRQNALREIAPDTVQKKLSTVVQVDSGDTIILGGLIGQTKGKNNTSVPLLSDIPLIGGVFKSTRDNIKTTELIFVITPHVVDFDKKKPLNQSLKDLGFSKTIYE; from the coding sequence ATGTTGAGATTAAAATTAAATAAAATATTAATAATAGGTGCACTATTTTGCTTAAATATGAATTATGCTAGTGCCAATGAAAGTAGTTGTTTAAGCAAGAATTTTAATATGAAAATTTCAGATGATGTTGCACTAGTAGATGTGTTAAATCAGCTTTCAGAGATGTGTAACTTTAGTATTGTTGCAAAGGATACTTATAGCAAAACAGAGCTAAAAGATAAAGTTTTTGGCGTTAATATCAGGAATATGAGCCTTAGCGAAGTTTTTGACATACTTTTAAGTGAGAAAAATTTAAGCTACGAGTTTTCAAACAATGTATTAAAAATTTCATCTTTAAAAACTCAAATTTTTAAACTAGATTATATAACTTCTATTAGAGAAGGAACTGCTGTCACCCAAGCTTCAGTGGATGCTACTCCATCTGAAATTTCTAGTGGTTCAAGTAGTAGCGATAATTCCCAAGATGATAGTTCTCAAGGCTCAAGCAACCTTATAAAAACTACTGAGAGGTTTGACTTTTGGGAAAAACTAGATGCTGAGCTTAAAGCTATTTTAAATAATAGTAGCGAACATATCACAGCGCCTGATCCTATCATAAATCAAAACGCAGGCCTTATTACTGTTACGGCCACTCCTTCTCAACTTAAGCGTGTCGAGAAATATATAGATGAAATGCAAAAAAGACTAAAAAAACAAGTAATTATTGATGTTTCTATTATTTCAGTTGAGTTAAATAATGAATACAAACAAGGCGTTGATTGGAGTAAATTTGAACTTGGATTTAATACATACATTGGTAATTCAAGAAATAATCCGAGTTCAAGTGCTACTTGGACAAATAAAGGAAATAGCCTAAGTGATGGATTTGGACGTACATTAAATATTGCAGCTAATTTAAATTTCAGCCTTGATGGAATGATAAATTTTCTTGAGACAAATGGAAAGACAAAGGTTATATCAAGTCCAAAAGTAACAACACTTAATAATCAACAAGCTCTAATCTCAGTTGGCGATAACATAAACTACCGTGTTCAACAAAAAACTGACAATGGAAACAGCAATAGTGATAGGCTGACAACTACTTATAAACAATACTCTGTTTTTATAGGCATATTATTAAATTTACTACCAGAAGTATCTGATAATAATAAAATCATGCTTCGAATCAATCCATCACTTAGTAACTTTAAATACGCTGAAGACGACACAAGACAAAATGCGTTAAGAGAGATTGCTCCAGATACCGTACAAAAGAAACTCTCAACTGTCGTTCAAGTTGACAGCGGTGATACTATTATTCTTGGTGGATTAATAGGTCAGACAAAGGGTAAGAATAATACTTCCGTACCTCTTCTTTCTGATATCCCACTTATAGGTGGTGTCTTTAAAAGCACAAGAGACAATATAAAAACAACAGAACTTATCTTTGTCATCACTCCTCATGTAGTTGATTTTGACAAAAAAAAGCCACTTAATCAATCATTAAAAGACTTAGGTTTTTCTAAAACGATCTATGAATAA
- the hslV gene encoding ATP-dependent protease subunit HslV: MFHATTILAYKGKNKSVIGGDGQVSFGNTVLKGNAVKIRKIHNGKVLAGFAGSTADAFNLFDMFEKNLEHTKGDLLKAVIEFSKEWRKDKYLRKLEAMMLVLDRDKIFLLSGTGDVVEPEDGKIAAIGSGGNYALSAARALDKFADIDEEELVKESLKIAGEICIYTNTNIKTYVLE; encoded by the coding sequence ATGTTTCATGCGACAACCATCTTAGCCTACAAAGGCAAAAACAAATCAGTCATCGGCGGAGACGGACAGGTGAGCTTTGGAAATACCGTCTTAAAAGGCAATGCCGTAAAAATTCGCAAAATTCACAACGGCAAAGTCCTAGCTGGCTTTGCTGGCAGCACTGCTGATGCGTTTAATCTTTTTGATATGTTTGAGAAAAATTTAGAGCATACGAAGGGTGATTTGCTAAAGGCGGTGATAGAATTTAGCAAAGAGTGGCGCAAAGACAAGTATCTAAGAAAGCTTGAGGCGATGATGCTTGTGCTTGATAGGGATAAAATTTTCTTACTTAGTGGCACTGGAGATGTGGTCGAGCCAGAAGATGGCAAGATAGCAGCTATCGGAAGCGGCGGCAACTACGCCCTTTCAGCAGCCCGTGCCTTAGATAAATTTGCTGATATCGACGAAGAAGAGCTAGTCAAAGAGAGCCTTAAGATCGCTGGCGAAATTTGCATCTATACAAATACAAACATCAAAACTTATGTTTTAGAATAA
- a CDS encoding C4-dicarboxylate ABC transporter has protein sequence MLKLRKINDNPIVTLDPYEYEGFRFSNSNVDSLSLSKNILKRDFFISYIEYKDIITATINISRTIDDEDIENNISIKIYEELSLDPAIDYKIVYFESNVEKEDRIFNVFIATNETINKIFKNISKRVPFIDYVVVEPLLYSAIYKKGLLPSTQSDCFLTFRADEAFISIYVNGEYLTSRGLRYTLNYLKDKFIEQSGERVSLESFLDILKTRGLLDSNEEGFSYDLNTVFEDYIFYVNDTINVVNRIYSINIKNIYIDCDYKIERLEKFINTKLGTNATKLNTSTVINSKNLAISERYNMMALYANFYKKEAFNADFNFSNLLRPDPFTKRKSGKFILICAAAFCLSISYPLYNYITGSILEADSQRLSDELDVLNTQAAQIRSTLERLKKEQNDIKGLTDKEEEKLNFRKGLLQEIENKKGHYVMKGLNLFEITDMINSNSVFITNIKNNDKNLTVTVVSDNEKRITQLIKDISKMPKYSVNTKKIKEDRQNNEYESNISIEIRQ, from the coding sequence ATGTTAAAGCTTAGAAAAATTAACGATAATCCAATCGTTACGCTAGATCCTTATGAATATGAAGGTTTTAGATTTTCTAATAGCAATGTCGATTCGCTAAGTCTTTCAAAGAATATTCTAAAGCGAGACTTTTTTATATCTTATATCGAGTACAAAGATATAATAACAGCTACCATAAACATCTCAAGAACAATAGATGATGAGGATATTGAAAACAATATCTCAATAAAAATTTACGAAGAGCTCTCTCTTGATCCTGCGATTGACTATAAAATAGTTTATTTTGAAAGCAATGTTGAAAAAGAAGATAGGATTTTTAATGTTTTTATTGCTACAAATGAAACGATAAATAAAATTTTTAAAAATATTTCTAAAAGAGTCCCTTTTATAGATTATGTCGTTGTAGAGCCGCTTTTATATAGTGCTATATATAAAAAAGGCTTACTTCCTAGCACTCAGAGTGATTGTTTTTTGACATTTAGGGCCGATGAAGCATTTATAAGCATCTATGTAAATGGAGAATATCTTACATCAAGAGGTTTAAGATACACACTAAATTATCTAAAAGATAAATTTATAGAGCAAAGCGGCGAAAGAGTAAGCCTAGAAAGCTTTTTAGACATCCTAAAGACAAGAGGACTTTTAGATAGCAATGAAGAAGGCTTTAGCTACGATCTAAATACTGTTTTTGAGGACTACATATTTTACGTAAATGACACGATAAATGTTGTCAATAGAATTTACAGCATAAATATAAAAAATATCTATATTGACTGCGACTATAAAATAGAGCGTTTAGAGAAATTTATAAATACAAAACTTGGCACAAATGCTACGAAATTAAATACAAGCACTGTAATAAATTCTAAAAATTTAGCCATTAGCGAACGATATAACATGATGGCTTTGTATGCAAATTTCTACAAAAAAGAGGCCTTTAATGCTGATTTTAACTTCTCAAATTTGCTTAGGCCTGATCCATTCACAAAGAGAAAAAGCGGTAAATTTATACTGATATGTGCCGCTGCTTTTTGCCTAAGCATATCCTATCCTCTTTATAATTATATAACTGGCAGTATTTTAGAAGCAGATTCGCAAAGACTAAGCGATGAGCTTGATGTACTTAATACACAAGCAGCACAAATAAGAAGTACTCTTGAAAGACTAAAAAAAGAGCAAAATGATATAAAAGGATTAACTGATAAAGAGGAAGAGAAGTTAAATTTTAGAAAAGGGTTGCTTCAAGAAATTGAAAATAAAAAAGGTCATTACGTAATGAAAGGTTTAAATCTTTTTGAAATTACCGATATGATAAACAGCAATAGCGTTTTTATAACAAATATTAAAAATAACGATAAAAATTTAACTGTAACGGTTGTTAGCGATAATGAAAAAAGGATTACGCAGCTAATAAAAGATATTAGCAAGATGCCCAAATATTCAGTAAATACAAAAAAAATTAAAGAAGATAGGCAAAACAACGAGTATGAAAGCAATATAAGCATAGAGATTAGACAATGA
- the era gene encoding GTPase Era produces MKSGFVSIIGRTNAGKSSFLNALLNEKIAIVSHKQNATRRKINGIVMNGEDQIIFTDTPGLHESNKAINQLLISQAIKSMGDCDLIVFLAPIYDDTSDYEKFLALNPEKPHILVLTKVDESSNAKVLEKITKYQKFQDKFAALLTFSTKQPTYKKPLLDEICKLLPEHEYFYDPEFLTPTNEKEIFREFILEAIYENLSDEIPYLSDAIIKSVKEKPGITEIFASIITEREIHKSMIIGKNGETIKRIGIFARKLIQNLTGTKVFLKLDVIVKKGWSKEKKSLNKIIGY; encoded by the coding sequence TTGAAATCAGGCTTTGTTAGCATCATAGGACGCACAAATGCTGGCAAAAGCTCATTTTTAAATGCCTTATTAAACGAAAAGATAGCTATCGTCTCGCATAAACAAAACGCAACTCGCAGAAAGATAAATGGCATCGTGATGAATGGTGAAGATCAGATCATCTTCACCGACACACCTGGACTTCACGAGAGCAACAAGGCGATAAATCAACTACTAATTAGCCAAGCTATAAAATCGATGGGAGACTGCGATCTCATCGTATTTTTAGCACCTATCTATGATGACACAAGTGACTACGAGAAATTTCTAGCTCTAAATCCTGAAAAACCGCACATCTTAGTGCTAACAAAAGTCGATGAGAGCTCAAATGCAAAGGTACTTGAAAAGATTACTAAGTATCAAAAATTTCAAGATAAATTTGCAGCTCTGCTTACTTTTAGCACCAAGCAGCCTACCTATAAAAAGCCGCTTCTTGATGAAATTTGCAAGCTTTTGCCAGAGCATGAATATTTTTACGATCCAGAATTTCTCACGCCGACAAATGAAAAAGAAATTTTTAGAGAATTTATACTAGAAGCGATATATGAAAATTTAAGTGACGAGATCCCTTATCTTAGTGATGCGATCATAAAAAGCGTAAAAGAAAAACCTGGCATTACTGAAATTTTTGCAAGTATCATCACTGAGCGTGAAATTCATAAAAGTATGATCATCGGTAAGAATGGTGAAACGATAAAACGAATAGGAATTTTTGCAAGAAAGTTAATACAAAATTTAACCGGAACAAAGGTCTTTTTAAAACTCGATGTAATCGTTAAAAAAGGCTGGAGTAAAGAAAAAAAGAGCCTTAATAAAATAATTGGATATTGA
- the rplI gene encoding 50S ribosomal protein L9: protein MKVLLIKDVKALGKAGEIKEVKDGYGNNFLIGKGFAKAATPDVLRQYEAAQKRKAEELKYEIANLEKLKEKLEKVTVVIKKTLGANGSLFGSVSKEEIAAELEKTHHLVVEKRAIDMDTHLKAVGLYDVHVKLGHSINASLKVDVQGE from the coding sequence ATGAAAGTATTATTAATAAAAGATGTAAAGGCGCTTGGTAAAGCTGGTGAGATAAAAGAGGTAAAAGACGGCTATGGCAATAACTTCTTAATCGGCAAAGGCTTTGCAAAAGCAGCTACTCCAGACGTTCTTCGCCAATATGAAGCAGCTCAAAAAAGAAAGGCTGAAGAGCTAAAATATGAGATTGCAAATTTAGAAAAACTTAAAGAAAAGCTTGAAAAAGTGACAGTTGTCATCAAGAAAACTCTTGGTGCAAATGGCTCGCTTTTTGGCTCAGTTTCAAAAGAAGAGATCGCAGCAGAGCTTGAAAAAACTCACCATTTAGTAGTCGAGAAAAGAGCGATCGACATGGACACTCACTTAAAAGCAGTCGGCCTTTATGACGTTCATGTAAAGCTTGGACACTCGATAAATGCGAGCTTAAAGGTTGATGTGCAAGGAGAGTAG